In one Musa acuminata AAA Group cultivar baxijiao unplaced genomic scaffold, Cavendish_Baxijiao_AAA HiC_scaffold_1082, whole genome shotgun sequence genomic region, the following are encoded:
- the LOC135666308 gene encoding dof zinc finger protein DOF5.7-like: MDDELQSCGGRKRTATTIALRPREEGLKCPRCHSPNTKFCYYNNYSLSQPRHFCKTCRRYWTIGGALRNVPMGGGSRKSKKSKSSSASRLPVDPVRGLAETGSGLRFLDGVPSSVAMDFHIRLHAPPASGAFSCSNQCINFVDISRSTTFSSSCTTAALPPPVGFDYPVPAAAGVYGEVGGTSISSAVNGISVSSIEPLSSISQDLHWKLQQQGLSMFTGLSPRPLENQQTLKSSDIAGRAGAEACEVNGSRNLCVGAGADSSPAWFPDSSYTMPTSNSSMPCNTISNNINESAKSVTNVNNMSYWGGTSAWNETPQFSTLP; this comes from the coding sequence ATGGATGATGAGCTGCAAAGCTGCGGAGGCCGGAAGAGGACTGCCACCACCATAGCATTGCGTCCGCGAGAGGAAGGCCTCAAGTGCCCGCGATGCCACTCCcccaacaccaagttctgctactacaacaactataGCTTGTCCCAGCCGAGACACTTCTGCAAGACCTGCCGCCGGTATTGGACCATAGGTGGCGCGCTCCGGAACGTGCCCATGGGTGGCGGCTCCCGCAAGAGCAAGAAGTCCAAGTCCTCGTCGGCGTCCCGCCTTCCGGTGGATCCCGTCCGTGGACTCGCCGAAACAGGCAGCGGCCTCAGGTTTCTCGATGGAGTACCGTCTTCTGTGGCCATGGACTTCCACATacgtctgcatgctccacctgcaTCTGGGGCTTTCAGCTGCAGCAACCAGTGCATCAACTTTGTCGACATCTCACGCAGTACAACGTTCTCTTCTTCTTGTACTACTGCTGCTCTTCCTCCTCCAGTGGGCTTCGATTACCCAGTCCCTGCTGCTGCAGGTGTGTATGGTGAGGTCGGTGGTACTTCTATATCCTCTGCTGTGAACGGCATCAGCGTATCCTCCATCGAGCCCCTGAGCTCCATCAGCCAGGACCTCCATTGGAAGCTTCAGCAGCAGGGACTCTCCATGTTCACCGGACTCTCACCTCGTCCACTGGAGAACCAACAGACGCTCAAATCTTCTGATATTGCAGGCAGAGCCGGAGCCGAAGCTTGTGAGGTTAATGGATCCAGAAATCTTTGTGTTGGCGCTGGGGCTGATAGTTCACCAGCATGGTTCCCGGACAGTTCTTACACCATGCCGACTTCAAACAGCAGTATGCCTTGCAACACCATCAGCAACAACATCAACGAGAGCGCCAAGAGTGTCACCAACGTCAATAACATGAGCTATTGGGGTGGAACCTCAGCATGGAATGAGACGCCACAGTTCTCCACACTGCCTTAG